TGGTCTTGCCCGCGATGATTGCGCCGCGCTCTTCCAGCCGGTCGATCAGCGGGTCGCTTTCCTCGGGCACGAAATCGGCCAGGGCCGGGCTGCCATAGGTGGCACGCATGCCGGCGACGTTGATCAGATCCTTGATACCGATGGGCAACCCGGCCAGCCAGCCGCGGGCACCGGCGTTTCGGTCGGCCCGCGCGGGCAGTGACGCGATGGCCGCCCGCGCCCGGTCGTCATTGCGGATGACGGTGGCATTCACCAAGGGCTCCACCTGTTCCATCCGCTGCCATGCGGCCTCCAGCAACTCGGATGGCGACACCTCCGCCGATTTCAGCAGCCGGACGGCCTCGCGCGCGGGCAGGGCGCAAAGATCGGGCCCGGTGAAGGATGCGTCGGCATAGGGCATGGGACACCTCGCAAGTTGGCGCAGATGGGTTCAGCTTGGGCGACTCTCCGCCCCGCGGCAAGGGACAAGCGGTTTGGGGCACGCGGAAGGGGACCAGCGCGCCGCCCGATGCCATTACCTGATCGGTTCCTCATCGTCGGGCACTGGCCCCGCGCGTTCCCGTTCGATGAATTCCGGCAGCTTGCGCGCCGCTTCTCCCCAGCGTGCGACCATGTCTTCGACGGGCATGCCGCTCCGAAACGCCTCCCACGCATCGACAGCCGGGATCCGCCCGAACCATGCCACGCCAGAGGGGGAGGCGGGGGTGCGCAGGATCTGCCGTTCCTCCAGCACGCCATCACAGACGACGACCGCCCGGTCGGTTCGAAACTCGTCCGTCGCGGCATGCAGCGGTTCATCGTCGGGGAAATCCCAGCGCCGTTCCCAGAACGGGTATTCGCGAAAGCGCGTCATCAGGCGGATGAAATCACGCCCGACCCGGGCCTGCCGCAGGAACACCTCTCGCGACCGTTCGGCCAGGAAGCGGCGGGCGAGCGCCTCGCTCTCCGCACCGGGGCGGGTTGCAAGGTTCTTGCGCGCCGCCGTGGCCGCGAGCGCACCGGACACCGCCCAGAACTGGCCATGCCCGGACAGGGGGTCGCCCGCCGCGGCCGCATCGCCGATGGGCAGGACCGACAGATCCTCTACTGGTGGCATCAGGACAGGGGCAGAGTCCCGCACGACCAAGTCACCGAAGACGCGGCCGGAAAAGCCCGCGACATGGCACAGCGCATCCAGCAACCGGTCGGTTGGCGTGCCCGGCGCATCGGCATCGCCGAGGAACTGCACCCAGACCCGCCCGGGGCCAATCGCGGCGACCCACAGCCACCCGTGTTCGAAGGGCAGGATCGAAACGGAGGGCGTGGCATCGGCGCTGCCCTCGACCCAACCGCAGATCGACACCGTCGCAGGGCCGCGCAGCACGGCGCCGCGCCCGGCATGGGCCTTGCGGCCCCGCGCGTCGAAGACACGCCTTGCCGTCAGTTGCGCCCCGTCGGACAGCGAAAGTGTCACCGTCCCGTCGCCCCGGTCGGCAACCCGCCCGGTCGCCTGATGCAATCTGGCCCCCGCCGCAACGGCCGCCTGCCTCAGATGCGCGTCAAGCTCTGCCCGGTCCACCAGCCATTCGCGGTTCACGGTCTCAATGGTTTCGCCCCAATGGCTGATCCGCGGCAGCGGCCCGACCAGCTTGTCGAACCCGGCCAGCAGCCCCTGGCGGGACAGCCAGAGATGCAAGCGGGGGCTAAGCCCCTCGATCCGCGGGACGGTCATGCAGGGATCGATCAGAACGGTCCGCAGCCCGTCCCGGGCGGCCAACCATGCCGACACCGCCCCGGCGGGCCCGCCGCCCAGCACCGCGAGGTCATGCATAACAGGCGTCATTCGCTGTCTGCCTTTCCTTTGTGCATCTGGTCCCCGGTCGCGGTTTACTTTCGACACAGCCTAGGCCGCGCGAACGGGACACGGCAAACGGGCATTAACTTTGTCCGGAAATGTCAAGAATTGCAGGGTCCGGTGCCGACAGGATCGTGAGAGACGCGTCAAAGCGCCCCGCGACGACGCGACCTCGACAGACCGATCAAGCGAGAGGGATCACCACCCGATGAGCCGACACGCCACCGCCGCCCTATTGTCGACCTGCGCGGCCCTTGCGCTTGCCCATCCGTCCGCCGCGATGGAGGCAGAGGAGATCATCGAGAAGGTCTGCTCCAACTGCCACGAACAGCGGGAGGATGGCAGCTATCCACGCATCGATGACGGCCGCCGAACGCCCGAAGCATGGGACATGACCGTCGTGCGGATGATGCGCAACCACCGCGTCAGGATCGATGATGCCGACCGCGCCGTGGTGGTGAAGTACCTGGCAGAGACCCGCGGCCTGTCGGTCGCGGAAACCGGCGGCTGGCGCTACATCCTTGAACAGGAACCCGTGGCCGTGGACGAGGCTCCAAGCCAGTTGATGGCAGAGATGTGCGCCCGCTGCCATTCCTATGCCCGCGTCGCCCTGCAACGGCGCACGGCGGAGGATTGGGAGAAGCTCTTGCATTTCCACCTCGGCCAGTATCCGACGCTGGAATATCAGGCGCTTGCCCGGGACCGGGACTGGTGGGGCATCGCACGGGGCGAGGTTCTGGATTTCCTTGTGGAAACCTATCCCTATGGCGACCGCGTGGCCGCGACCGATACCGACCTGTCGGGCACCTGGTCGGTCGTGGGGCGTGTGCCGGGCACCGGCGACTACAGCGGGACGATGGAACTGGGCGCGACCGAAGGGGGCTATGACGTCACGCTCGATCTGACCTTT
The genomic region above belongs to Rhodovulum sp. P5 and contains:
- a CDS encoding NAD(P)/FAD-dependent oxidoreductase, with product MTPVMHDLAVLGGGPAGAVSAWLAARDGLRTVLIDPCMTVPRIEGLSPRLHLWLSRQGLLAGFDKLVGPLPRISHWGETIETVNREWLVDRAELDAHLRQAAVAAGARLHQATGRVADRGDGTVTLSLSDGAQLTARRVFDARGRKAHAGRGAVLRGPATVSICGWVEGSADATPSVSILPFEHGWLWVAAIGPGRVWVQFLGDADAPGTPTDRLLDALCHVAGFSGRVFGDLVVRDSAPVLMPPVEDLSVLPIGDAAAAGDPLSGHGQFWAVSGALAATAARKNLATRPGAESEALARRFLAERSREVFLRQARVGRDFIRLMTRFREYPFWERRWDFPDDEPLHAATDEFRTDRAVVVCDGVLEERQILRTPASPSGVAWFGRIPAVDAWEAFRSGMPVEDMVARWGEAARKLPEFIERERAGPVPDDEEPIR